In Helicobacter mastomyrinus, a single genomic region encodes these proteins:
- a CDS encoding polyribonucleotide nucleotidyltransferase, translated as MTHIDIALENLKERYSFDYVAKAANGGILYQSGGSVLLASVCTQENEVIEGDFVPLSVQYIEKSYAKAKFPAGFVKREGKPSEFEILTSRLIDRTLRPLFPKGYAHNTSIVVMVLSYDGMSDLQVNALNAAACALYVADLPLESLRDNAVCGVRLGRINGTFVLNPTMEQYKESELDLFISGRGDELLMIEMKSIRTQKGANELEESEFLNAITLAKNYIVKATKTYHQHFLPHKKPPFALVSHARKLDEELYARIFRNYEAHISEALSAMAKSESIKHIHTLISQVAQECDLELEVAQDYILKAKKQYVREMILDSHKRPDGRGLKDVRPISIKTNILPCAHGSVLFTRGQTQALVSATLGSESDMQSYEMLGSKSALKRRFLFHYNFPHFSVGEAGMIGSAGRRELGHGNLARRALESSIKSEDKTIRLVSEILESNGSSSMASVCGGSLALCACGVEVDSLIAGVAMGLVTEGERYAILTDISGLEDHDGDMDFKVAGGYKGISAMQMDIKLGGITQEILSQALYQAKEAREHILGIMESTRAKIVLNEAILPKSESFMIPPHKIVEVIGAGGKVIKDIIERFSVSIDLARESGMVSINADNMEKLKAAKAFIMEIVGGGSERVDQESYVAGERFVGRIKKIADFGVFVELPRGGDGLVHISKITQDRQQRLSDILQGVSELECEILGQNKGKVELGLSKSIL; from the coding sequence ATGACGCATATTGATATTGCATTAGAGAATCTAAAGGAGCGATATAGCTTTGATTATGTCGCAAAGGCGGCAAATGGAGGGATTTTATACCAAAGTGGGGGGAGTGTGCTTTTAGCGAGTGTTTGCACACAAGAGAATGAAGTAATTGAGGGGGATTTCGTGCCTTTGAGTGTGCAGTATATTGAAAAATCCTATGCTAAGGCTAAGTTTCCTGCTGGATTTGTCAAACGTGAGGGGAAACCAAGTGAGTTTGAGATTCTCACTTCAAGGCTTATTGACCGCACACTGCGCCCACTTTTCCCAAAGGGATATGCGCATAATACATCTATTGTGGTGATGGTGCTTAGCTATGATGGAATGAGTGATTTGCAAGTAAATGCTCTTAATGCTGCTGCGTGTGCGCTCTATGTGGCGGATTTGCCTTTAGAATCTTTGCGTGATAATGCAGTGTGTGGAGTGCGTTTAGGACGCATAAATGGCACTTTTGTGCTAAATCCTACAATGGAGCAATATAAAGAGAGTGAGCTAGATTTATTCATATCTGGGCGGGGCGATGAGCTTTTGATGATTGAGATGAAGTCTATCCGCACTCAAAAAGGCGCAAATGAGCTAGAGGAGAGCGAGTTTTTAAATGCTATCACTTTGGCTAAAAACTACATTGTTAAGGCGACAAAGACATATCATCAGCATTTTTTGCCTCATAAAAAGCCTCCTTTTGCCCTAGTATCTCACGCAAGAAAGCTAGATGAAGAACTTTATGCACGTATTTTTAGAAATTATGAAGCGCATATTAGCGAGGCTCTCTCTGCTATGGCAAAATCAGAATCCATAAAGCATATTCACACGCTTATCTCACAAGTGGCACAAGAGTGTGATTTAGAGCTAGAAGTGGCACAAGATTATATCCTTAAGGCAAAAAAGCAATATGTGCGAGAGATGATTTTAGATTCTCACAAACGTCCTGATGGCAGGGGGCTTAAAGATGTGCGCCCTATTAGTATAAAGACTAATATTTTGCCCTGTGCGCACGGAAGTGTGCTTTTCACACGGGGGCAGACACAAGCGCTTGTGAGCGCAACTCTAGGCAGTGAAAGCGATATGCAAAGCTATGAAATGCTAGGGAGCAAGAGTGCGCTCAAACGGCGATTTTTGTTTCACTACAATTTCCCACATTTTAGTGTAGGTGAAGCAGGAATGATAGGCTCTGCTGGGCGCAGAGAATTAGGACACGGCAATCTCGCCCGACGTGCTTTAGAATCTAGCATTAAGAGTGAGGATAAGACTATTCGGTTGGTATCAGAGATTCTAGAATCTAATGGCTCAAGCTCAATGGCAAGTGTGTGTGGCGGCTCATTGGCATTATGTGCGTGTGGGGTGGAGGTAGATTCACTCATTGCGGGGGTGGCGATGGGGCTTGTCACAGAGGGTGAGCGATATGCGATTTTAACGGATATTAGCGGATTAGAAGACCATGATGGTGATATGGATTTTAAAGTTGCTGGGGGATATAAGGGTATAAGTGCGATGCAGATGGATATTAAGCTAGGGGGTATTACACAGGAGATTCTATCTCAAGCGCTCTATCAGGCAAAAGAGGCGCGGGAGCATATTTTAGGCATTATGGAATCTACGAGGGCAAAGATTGTGCTAAATGAGGCGATTTTACCCAAAAGTGAAAGCTTTATGATACCTCCGCATAAGATTGTAGAAGTGATAGGTGCGGGTGGGAAGGTGATAAAAGATATTATTGAACGATTTTCAGTAAGCATTGATTTAGCACGTGAGAGTGGTATGGTAAGCATTAATGCAGATAATATGGAGAAACTTAAGGCGGCAAAAGCCTTTATTATGGAGATTGTGGGTGGTGGAAGTGAAAGGGTTGATCAGGAGAGCTATGTGGCAGGAGAGCGATTTGTGGGGAGGATTAAGAAAATTGCAGATTTTGGGGTGTTTGTGGAGCTACCACGTGGAGGCGATGGGCTAGTGCATATTAGCAAGATTACACAGGATAGGCAACAGCGATTAAGCGATATTTTGCAAGGTGTGAGCGAGCTAGAATGCGAGATTCTAGGGCAGAATAAGGGCAAGGTGGAGCTCGGGCTAAGCAAAAGCATTCTTTAA
- the purD gene encoding phosphoribosylamine--glycine ligase — protein sequence MQERILIVGNGGREYAIGLALKQDSRVEELYFAPGNGATSQLGTNLPYSTSQDIIESVAKYHITFVVIGPEAPLGEGLSDDLRAHHILTFAPSKAAARLELSKAYMKDFVSQAGIPTARYIQSSDINAINAFIDTLKSPIVVKADGLCAGKGVIIAQSANEAKNVAQDMLSGISFGDAGKCVVVEEYLDGFELSVFVVCDGEDFILLQPCQDHKRLLSGDEGPNTGGMGAYTPTPLCDEKLLAKIQRKIIAPTLKAMREQGTPFVGVLFAGIMVVDEQNVLEPYLLEFNVRFGDPECEVLMPLLQTPLLDILIHSAKGTLKALQVRFKEGFAVAVVVSSKDYPYKSSPSVPITIKDFDRNLGHIVYAGVSCDERGQLLASGGRVLLAVGIAPSLKLARDNAYKILESVSFAGMHFRDDIAYRALQ from the coding sequence ATGCAAGAGCGTATATTGATTGTTGGCAATGGGGGGCGAGAATATGCCATAGGATTGGCATTAAAGCAAGATAGTAGGGTAGAGGAGTTATATTTTGCCCCAGGTAATGGCGCGACATCTCAATTAGGCACTAATCTCCCTTATAGTACTTCACAAGATATTATAGAATCTGTTGCAAAATATCATATCACATTTGTAGTTATAGGACCTGAAGCGCCTCTAGGAGAGGGCTTAAGCGATGATTTACGCGCACATCATATTCTAACCTTTGCGCCTTCAAAAGCTGCAGCAAGACTAGAGCTAAGCAAGGCATATATGAAAGATTTTGTTTCACAAGCGGGTATCCCTACGGCACGTTATATACAATCAAGCGATATAAATGCCATAAATGCTTTTATCGATACGCTTAAGTCGCCTATTGTTGTCAAAGCCGATGGGCTATGCGCGGGGAAGGGCGTGATTATCGCTCAAAGTGCCAATGAGGCAAAAAATGTAGCCCAAGATATGCTCTCTGGGATATCCTTTGGCGATGCGGGAAAATGCGTTGTTGTAGAGGAATATTTAGATGGATTTGAACTCTCTGTCTTTGTTGTTTGTGATGGGGAGGACTTTATCTTACTTCAGCCCTGTCAAGATCATAAGCGGCTTTTAAGTGGCGATGAAGGACCAAATACAGGGGGTATGGGAGCTTATACACCCACACCTTTATGTGATGAAAAGCTTTTAGCAAAGATTCAAAGAAAGATCATCGCGCCTACCTTAAAGGCTATGCGAGAGCAAGGCACACCTTTTGTAGGAGTGCTATTTGCTGGTATTATGGTGGTGGATGAGCAAAATGTGCTAGAGCCGTATTTACTAGAGTTTAATGTGCGTTTTGGCGACCCTGAATGCGAAGTGCTAATGCCTCTTTTGCAAACGCCACTGCTTGATATACTCATACATAGTGCTAAAGGCACACTCAAAGCATTGCAAGTGCGTTTTAAGGAGGGCTTTGCTGTGGCGGTGGTAGTTTCATCAAAGGATTATCCATATAAATCAAGTCCGAGTGTGCCTATTACCATAAAAGACTTTGATAGGAATCTTGGGCATATTGTATATGCGGGGGTAAGCTGCGATGAGAGAGGACAGCTCTTAGCAAGTGGTGGGCGAGTGCTACTGGCAGTGGGGATTGCCCCAAGCTTGAAACTCGCACGGGATAATGCCTATAAGATTCTAGAATCTGTGTCCTTTGCGGGTATGCATTTCCGCGATGATATTGCATATAGGGCGTTACAATAA
- a CDS encoding RDD family protein encodes MNDEKILADLERENLRLADKGLRSLAWFIDVFLLSFIFTLIHLDALSQMSDIQGNMDYENLRAFALKFSWQVWILKISYDTLFVWYYGSSIGKILCKMRVVSVDLFDQPSFLYALLRACGKYIGESLLFITYVFGFGDSLSRTLHDRLAKTLVIAY; translated from the coding sequence ATGAATGATGAGAAGATTCTAGCGGATTTAGAAAGGGAGAATTTGCGGCTTGCTGATAAGGGATTACGCTCTTTGGCGTGGTTTATTGATGTATTTTTACTCTCTTTTATCTTTACGCTTATCCACCTAGATGCACTCTCTCAAATGAGCGATATACAGGGTAATATGGACTATGAAAACTTAAGAGCGTTTGCCCTTAAGTTTTCGTGGCAAGTGTGGATTCTCAAAATCTCCTATGATACATTGTTTGTATGGTATTATGGAAGCAGTATTGGTAAGATTTTATGCAAAATGCGTGTGGTAAGCGTAGATTTATTTGATCAACCATCATTTTTATATGCCCTGCTTCGTGCGTGTGGTAAATATATAGGGGAGAGTTTGCTATTTATTACGTATGTGTTTGGCTTTGGCGATAGCCTATCGCGCACATTGCACGATAGATTAGCAAAGACATTGGTAATTGCGTATTGA
- a CDS encoding O-acetylhomoserine aminocarboxypropyltransferase/cysteine synthase family protein: protein MANLPHNQFLQDTLALHAGYTYDSQRTISVPIYQNTAYSFESLQQAAARFGLQELGNIYTRLTNPTTDVLGARLAAVEGGAFGVPTSSGSAAIFYAIANCAQNGDNILYANKIYGGTQTLFVHTLKRFGIEARVFDIDDIEGSLEKLIDSRTKAIFFESLSNPQISIADTEAITRIAKKHKIISICDNTVATAFLHKPFDYGVDISVYSLSKYVNGQGSALGGAIIERNGLNELIKDNPRYPAFNTPDESYHGLVYASLPLPIFSIRVITEWLRNIGATLSPHSAWILLQGLETLELRIKKHSQNALQIAHFLESHSKVKSVSYPGLPSNEYHSLLKKYYTDGLSSGLLSFEVESHQHAQKICNSTEIFAMVVNIGDSKSLIIHPASTTHSQLSEKELESAGITPCTIRLSIGLENPQDLIADLKKAIES, encoded by the coding sequence ATGGCAAATTTACCTCACAATCAGTTTTTGCAAGATACCCTTGCGCTTCACGCGGGTTATACTTATGATTCCCAACGAACCATCAGTGTGCCTATCTATCAAAATACTGCTTATAGTTTTGAATCTTTGCAGCAAGCCGCGGCACGATTTGGATTGCAGGAGCTAGGCAATATCTACACACGACTTACTAATCCTACTACTGATGTGTTAGGAGCTAGACTTGCCGCAGTGGAGGGCGGTGCATTTGGTGTGCCTACTTCAAGTGGAAGTGCAGCGATTTTTTATGCAATTGCAAATTGTGCGCAAAATGGGGACAATATCCTCTATGCAAATAAAATTTATGGCGGCACACAAACGCTTTTCGTGCATACCTTGAAGCGATTTGGCATAGAGGCGCGTGTGTTTGATATTGATGATATAGAGGGCAGTTTGGAAAAGCTCATAGATTCTCGCACAAAGGCAATTTTCTTTGAATCTTTGTCAAATCCGCAAATATCCATTGCCGATACGGAAGCTATCACACGCATTGCTAAAAAGCATAAAATTATTAGCATTTGCGATAACACGGTAGCTACCGCGTTTTTACACAAGCCATTTGACTATGGCGTGGATATTAGCGTATATAGCTTGAGTAAATATGTGAATGGGCAGGGCAGTGCCTTAGGCGGAGCAATTATAGAGCGCAATGGGTTAAATGAGTTGATTAAAGACAATCCGCGCTATCCTGCATTCAATACTCCCGATGAGAGCTATCACGGCTTGGTGTATGCGAGTCTGCCCCTACCGATATTTAGCATTCGTGTCATTACTGAATGGCTAAGAAATATCGGTGCGACACTCTCTCCGCATTCAGCTTGGATTTTATTACAGGGCTTGGAGACGCTTGAACTTCGCATTAAAAAACATAGTCAAAATGCCCTGCAAATCGCACATTTTTTAGAATCTCATTCAAAAGTTAAGAGTGTGTCCTATCCGGGATTGCCCTCAAATGAATATCATTCTTTGCTTAAGAAATATTATACAGATGGCTTATCAAGTGGACTTTTAAGCTTTGAAGTGGAAAGCCATCAACACGCGCAAAAAATTTGCAATAGCACGGAGATTTTCGCAATGGTGGTGAATATCGGCGATAGCAAATCGCTCATCATTCACCCTGCCTCCACGACACATTCACAATTAAGCGAAAAAGAGTTAGAATCTGCTGGTATCACACCTTGCACGATACGTTTAAGCATAGGCTTAGAGAATCCACAGGATTTGATTGCTGATTTGAAAAAAGCCATTGAATCTTAG
- a CDS encoding phosphoribosyltransferase: protein MQQIIFEDAQDSIRALFDSISIKNLPLQNAVLVAIGRDGVVYAHTLAQMLKVPMEFLFTQMIPAPHNPECSIAVVSEDMEIVINEELVSAFNISLDYVYGEAQRQYEEAILPARYQLRKGEGLSSLKGKDVLLFDMGIETGFRMGVAIKTCMNMEAKNLYAIAPVMPKEIYTLLCEICDEVCCPYPVENYVSTTHYFPNLPPLSDEAFEDILSKNTITKDT from the coding sequence TTGCAGCAGATTATATTTGAAGATGCACAAGATTCTATTAGAGCACTTTTTGATTCAATAAGTATTAAGAATCTTCCATTGCAAAATGCCGTGCTTGTAGCCATTGGTCGCGATGGTGTAGTCTATGCACACACTCTTGCCCAAATGCTTAAAGTGCCTATGGAATTTCTTTTTACACAAATGATTCCCGCTCCGCACAATCCCGAATGTTCTATTGCTGTGGTAAGCGAGGATATGGAGATTGTGATAAACGAAGAGCTAGTGAGCGCTTTTAATATTAGCTTAGATTATGTCTATGGTGAGGCGCAGCGGCAATATGAAGAAGCCATTTTGCCTGCACGTTATCAATTGCGCAAGGGCGAGGGACTAAGCTCATTAAAAGGCAAAGATGTGCTGCTCTTTGATATGGGTATTGAGACGGGCTTCCGTATGGGGGTGGCGATTAAAACCTGTATGAATATGGAGGCAAAGAATTTATATGCTATTGCACCTGTAATGCCAAAGGAGATTTATACGCTTTTGTGCGAGATTTGCGATGAGGTATGCTGCCCTTATCCTGTAGAAAATTATGTATCAACGACACATTATTTTCCCAATCTCCCACCTCTTAGCGATGAGGCATTTGAAGATATTTTAAGCAAAAACACTATCACAAAGGACACATAA
- a CDS encoding Na+/H+ antiporter NhaC family protein codes for MVILTRKVALSLFMGICLSGIMLYGFHIEALDFVCRAVVSVFYDEGINYDGIFIFAFLIILGVITQLILYSGAIGVFVKWARNYIASAKGAEFLAFIAGIVIFIDDYFNALTVGQIARPLNDSYHSSRERLAYIIDSTSAPICILVPLSSWGAYNVGLLSKQGVNEPFMMLLESIPNNFYAFFALLAVVLTILWCINLPVMRHNMNIDVKDSSTLGRSSFYYKNAIVYLIAPILALIAGICFMIFYSGYKEGGEFALMSMLSHTDTPLSLVCGGAFALCVTLVLTLGIIKSRDYPAVFWYGAKSMFGAILILSLAWAIGPVIKEHIQTGVYLASVAKSTINEEYLAFMPVFLFFISAFIAFCTGTSWGTFAIMLPIGMEMIVQGAGMEQSVFLALSAILSGAVYGDHSSPISDTTILSAVGAGCSVQSHFITQLPYTTLTALCAAVSFVVVSYFQSTLLAFGVGVGLLIGIFYMLKCRYGGELIDKKYILNAAR; via the coding sequence ATGGTTATCCTCACGCGAAAGGTAGCGCTATCGCTTTTTATGGGCATTTGCTTAAGTGGTATTATGCTCTATGGGTTTCATATTGAGGCGTTAGACTTTGTTTGCAGGGCAGTTGTGAGTGTGTTTTATGATGAGGGTATAAATTATGATGGGATATTTATCTTCGCCTTTCTTATTATCCTTGGCGTAATCACTCAGCTTATTTTGTATAGTGGGGCGATTGGTGTATTTGTCAAATGGGCGAGAAACTATATTGCCTCTGCAAAAGGTGCAGAATTTTTGGCATTTATTGCGGGGATTGTCATTTTTATTGATGATTATTTTAATGCACTTACTGTTGGGCAAATTGCTCGCCCACTCAATGATAGCTATCATTCAAGCCGTGAGCGTCTAGCTTATATCATAGATTCCACTTCTGCTCCTATTTGCATTTTAGTACCTCTTTCAAGCTGGGGTGCGTATAATGTCGGGCTTTTAAGCAAGCAGGGTGTTAATGAGCCTTTTATGATGTTACTAGAGAGCATTCCAAATAATTTTTATGCTTTTTTTGCACTATTGGCAGTTGTCTTAACGATTCTTTGGTGCATAAATCTCCCTGTGATGCGGCATAATATGAATATTGATGTAAAAGATTCAAGTACTCTAGGACGTTCCTCCTTTTATTACAAAAATGCCATTGTGTATCTTATCGCGCCTATTTTAGCGCTGATTGCGGGCATTTGCTTTATGATTTTTTATAGTGGATATAAGGAAGGAGGGGAATTTGCTTTGATGAGTATGCTTTCACATACAGATACGCCATTATCGCTTGTGTGTGGGGGCGCTTTTGCGCTTTGTGTTACATTGGTTCTTACTTTGGGCATTATTAAATCAAGGGATTATCCTGCGGTTTTTTGGTATGGGGCTAAAAGTATGTTTGGGGCGATATTGATTTTAAGCCTTGCTTGGGCGATTGGTCCGGTGATTAAGGAACATATACAAACAGGTGTGTATCTCGCGAGTGTGGCAAAAAGCACGATAAACGAGGAGTATTTAGCCTTTATGCCGGTGTTTTTATTTTTTATCTCTGCTTTTATTGCATTCTGCACAGGCACGAGCTGGGGGACATTCGCCATTATGCTGCCTATTGGTATGGAGATGATAGTGCAGGGGGCAGGAATGGAGCAAAGCGTATTTTTAGCCCTATCCGCGATCCTCTCAGGTGCGGTATATGGAGATCATAGCTCACCAATATCGGATACTACCATTCTCTCCGCAGTTGGTGCAGGCTGTTCTGTGCAAAGCCATTTTATCACACAGCTTCCTTATACCACACTTACCGCTTTATGTGCGGCAGTAAGCTTTGTAGTGGTATCATATTTTCAGAGCACTCTGTTGGCTTTTGGGGTAGGGGTAGGGCTGCTCATAGGCATATTTTATATGTTAAAATGTCGCTATGGAGGGGAATTGATAGATAAGAAATATATACTTAATGCGGCACGATAG
- a CDS encoding F0F1 ATP synthase subunit C, translated as MKILALLCLGMLGFAFGAEVSGADMIKAYSIAGAVIGLGIAALGGAIGMGHAAAATISGTARNPGISGKLLGTMFIALALIEAQVIYTLVLALIAIYADPFGVL; from the coding sequence ATGAAAATTTTAGCTCTTTTATGTTTAGGAATGTTAGGCTTTGCCTTTGGTGCAGAGGTAAGTGGTGCTGATATGATTAAAGCATATTCAATAGCCGGAGCAGTTATTGGCTTAGGGATTGCAGCGCTTGGTGGTGCTATTGGTATGGGACACGCAGCTGCAGCGACTATTTCAGGCACAGCGAGAAACCCCGGCATTAGTGGTAAGTTGCTAGGAACAATGTTTATTGCTTTGGCGTTGATTGAAGCGCAAGTGATTTATACATTAGTGTTAGCACTTATTGCGATTTATGCAGATCCTTTTGGCGTTTTATAA
- a CDS encoding LPS-assembly protein LptD — translation MKTLSFVRLLCVWALLFLSMNAEQKADSIFDLSADNVSAKDEEVIAEGNAFLLYGDVYMVAHKIIYNKQTKYVYLRGGAKIYQGDILYLDVEQADIDMQTKQVKVENIYLQSTMGIWVMAKDSQGQDGVYSFKRGVISGCDVVYPLWHLNVSSGTYNTQKGYMSVWNPRFYIGAVPIFYLPYFVAPTGNVRKSGLLSPEMSYSNKQGFMYSQPLFIAPFNRWDMTLSPQIRTERGVGAAVEFRFADSDNSIATFQMRYFQNNDEYMLLNNLKNQDIYGGTFNYQTQNVITGENNQYVNDGFYADITYMNDLEYMRLKSLNASFNTRLYESRVNYYLNSSKHYFGTYLKYYLDLSKVSNKDTFQVLPQVHYHYYTDSLFFKNLLYTFDFQSKHITRPSGYGYWQNTMSLPIGVVLPLFNDYISVGANVDMYGTSVLLQNAQGLVDSQNVALDNAINYAVGSYNISLNSDLARPYKHFFHSLHLEAIFSGALYKYTSDAIADDRYEAYNALVTQDIDSNILAMYWNPSDIVDVVKNKHKVDLKLSQYFYGKNGKELFYWRMYQRLFLQDSFLSQSQTLRNELGFSPLSGLNLSASLFYSYARKSISETSLNASFSKWGLDSSLTYYFKLDPLYLSSGLYSSGNTGFARGSLGYDFGLFRLNANIGYDVGVGYLKDWYVTISKDIRCFGIGLKFAQDVRPTLTADNNITPITNQYVKIEFRFVPLADTGLTYRFKE, via the coding sequence TTGAAAACATTATCTTTTGTTCGTTTATTGTGTGTGTGGGCGCTGCTATTTCTATCTATGAATGCAGAGCAAAAGGCAGATTCTATATTTGATTTATCCGCTGATAATGTGAGTGCAAAAGATGAGGAGGTCATAGCAGAGGGCAATGCGTTTTTGCTCTATGGCGATGTGTATATGGTAGCCCATAAGATTATTTATAATAAGCAAACTAAGTATGTGTATTTGCGAGGGGGCGCGAAGATTTATCAAGGCGATATTTTGTATCTTGATGTAGAACAAGCTGATATAGATATGCAGACTAAGCAGGTAAAAGTAGAAAATATCTATCTGCAAAGCACGATGGGTATATGGGTGATGGCAAAGGATTCTCAAGGGCAAGATGGAGTATATAGCTTTAAACGTGGCGTGATTTCAGGCTGTGATGTTGTATATCCGCTTTGGCATTTGAATGTAAGCTCTGGCACGTATAATACACAAAAGGGATATATGAGCGTGTGGAATCCACGATTTTATATTGGGGCTGTGCCGATATTTTACCTCCCTTATTTTGTCGCTCCCACGGGCAATGTCCGTAAGAGTGGTTTGCTCTCTCCAGAGATGTCTTATAGCAATAAGCAGGGCTTTATGTATTCACAACCTTTGTTTATCGCGCCTTTTAATCGCTGGGATATGACACTTTCTCCGCAAATACGCACAGAGCGGGGTGTGGGAGCGGCAGTAGAATTTCGCTTTGCCGATAGCGATAATAGTATAGCAACCTTTCAAATGCGGTATTTTCAAAACAATGATGAATATATGCTGCTTAATAATCTCAAAAATCAAGACATCTATGGAGGCACTTTTAATTACCAAACGCAAAATGTCATTACGGGTGAGAATAATCAGTATGTAAATGATGGATTCTATGCAGATATTACCTATATGAACGACCTTGAATATATGCGTTTAAAAAGTCTTAATGCTTCATTTAACACACGGCTTTATGAATCCCGTGTGAATTATTATCTCAATAGCAGCAAACATTACTTTGGCACATATTTGAAATATTACTTAGATTTGTCTAAAGTGAGCAATAAGGATACTTTTCAAGTCCTGCCTCAAGTGCATTATCATTACTACACAGATTCACTTTTTTTTAAGAATCTCCTTTATACTTTTGATTTTCAAAGCAAACATATCACTCGTCCCTCTGGCTATGGATATTGGCAAAATACGATGTCTTTGCCCATAGGCGTGGTTTTGCCTTTGTTTAATGATTATATCAGTGTAGGGGCAAATGTCGATATGTATGGGACTTCTGTTTTGCTTCAAAACGCACAAGGGTTGGTAGATTCACAAAATGTAGCTTTGGATAATGCTATTAATTATGCGGTAGGCAGCTATAATATCTCGTTAAACTCCGATTTAGCCCGTCCCTATAAGCATTTCTTTCACTCCTTACATCTTGAAGCCATCTTTAGCGGGGCATTGTATAAATATACTTCAGATGCAATCGCTGATGATAGATATGAGGCGTATAATGCCTTGGTTACACAAGATATAGATTCTAATATTTTGGCTATGTATTGGAATCCGAGTGATATTGTCGATGTGGTGAAAAATAAGCATAAAGTGGATTTGAAGCTCTCACAATATTTTTATGGCAAAAATGGCAAGGAATTATTTTATTGGCGTATGTATCAGCGACTTTTTTTGCAAGATAGCTTTTTAAGTCAATCCCAAACATTGCGCAATGAACTAGGATTCTCTCCTCTTTCGGGCTTAAACCTTAGCGCTTCATTATTTTACTCCTATGCTCGCAAAAGTATTAGTGAAACATCGCTTAATGCTTCATTTAGCAAGTGGGGGCTAGATTCTAGTCTTACATATTATTTTAAGCTTGATCCGCTCTATCTCTCTTCCGGTCTATACTCTTCGGGCAATACGGGCTTTGCTCGTGGATCTTTGGGCTATGATTTTGGATTGTTTCGTTTGAATGCGAATATAGGCTATGATGTGGGTGTAGGGTATTTAAAGGATTGGTATGTTACAATCTCTAAAGACATTCGATGTTTTGGTATAGGATTAAAGTTTGCCCAAGATGTGCGTCCTACACTTACAGCGGATAATAACATCACGCCTATTACCAATCAGTATGTAAAAATCGAGTTTCGTTTCGTTCCTTTAGCAGATACTGGCTTGACATATAGATTCAAAGAATAA
- a CDS encoding cyclase family protein, whose product MKKIITGLVFVVGTLLVGYGDSVQDSQASGKGQESALLEALQVLQKGKWIDLTHSVTPEIPRFGAFPALEIETPYTVAKDGFFVNKISFVTQYGTHIDVPIHFVDGKRTLEQIELKELILPLVVINKEKEVEANPQFILSAQDVLDWEAQYGRIPQGSFVAFASGWGKRFGKSDFSNKDAAGNPQTPGWSIEALDLVLNQRGATAIGHETFDTDGSADVAKNGFFESEKFVLAQDKFQLEILNNLTLLPPKGGIIVIGVPKFEGFPGFPVRAFAIVPD is encoded by the coding sequence ATGAAAAAGATAATTACAGGTTTAGTATTTGTAGTAGGGACGTTGCTTGTAGGCTATGGAGATTCTGTGCAAGATTCACAAGCGAGTGGTAAAGGGCAAGAATCTGCCTTGCTTGAGGCTTTGCAAGTCTTGCAAAAAGGCAAGTGGATTGATTTAACCCATAGTGTAACGCCAGAGATTCCGCGATTTGGGGCATTCCCTGCTTTAGAGATAGAGACGCCTTATACGGTGGCAAAAGATGGATTTTTTGTTAATAAAATAAGCTTTGTAACGCAGTATGGCACGCATATTGATGTGCCTATACACTTTGTAGATGGCAAACGCACTTTAGAGCAAATCGAGCTAAAAGAGCTGATTTTACCCTTAGTGGTGATTAATAAAGAAAAAGAAGTGGAGGCAAATCCTCAATTTATCTTAAGCGCACAAGATGTGCTCGATTGGGAGGCGCAATATGGGCGCATACCTCAAGGGAGCTTTGTCGCCTTTGCGAGTGGCTGGGGTAAGCGATTTGGCAAGAGTGATTTTAGCAATAAAGACGCAGCGGGTAATCCCCAAACGCCCGGCTGGAGCATAGAGGCATTGGACCTAGTGCTTAATCAAAGGGGAGCCACTGCCATAGGGCACGAGACATTTGATACTGATGGTAGCGCTGATGTCGCAAAGAATGGCTTTTTTGAAAGCGAGAAATTTGTATTAGCCCAAGATAAATTTCAATTAGAAATTTTAAATAATCTTACGCTTTTACCACCAAAAGGCGGTATTATTGTCATTGGTGTGCCAAAATTTGAGGGCTTCCCGGGATTCCCTGTGAGAGCTTTTGCGATTGTGCCAGATTGA